Proteins from a genomic interval of Geodermatophilus obscurus DSM 43160:
- the lnt gene encoding apolipoprotein N-acyltransferase, with product MPSAIPTGTLERPARSSAAAPAAGSRWRPGGQAAWRTLLAAVAGVLLLLAFPGSSLPWLAPLGPAALALAVSGQRARSGAWLGLVCGLAFFVPLLSWSGIFVGALPWLALAGAQAAYVALLGAASAATSRLPLWPLWAAALWVGQEALRGRFPFGGFPWGRLGLSQTEGPFLAFAAYGGVPLVGFAVALTGTLLAAAVLRLVRGGRRTAALAALGAVAVPALGGLAWLPLPGSSLTAGGPTRTVAVVQGDVPQPGLEFNERRRAVLDNHVGQTIGLAEAVAAGEQPQPDLVVWPENSSDIDPYRNADAAREISRAADAIDAPVLVGAVVSGPGEFISNTAIVWAPGTGPGDTYVKRHPVPFAEYIPFRDFFRLFSDKVDLVRRDFTAGDEVGLLNVGGARIADVICFEVVYDGLVHDAVSAGAGMVVVQTNNATFGYSAESEQQVAAARVRAVEFGRSVALASTSGISAVIAPDGSLAAASGLFESAVFVEEIAQRDSRTLAERLGAGPEWLLSALGAGALLAVAVPGLRRRGGAG from the coding sequence GTGCCGTCAGCGATCCCGACCGGCACCCTCGAGCGGCCTGCCCGGTCCTCGGCCGCGGCGCCCGCGGCCGGGTCCCGGTGGCGGCCGGGTGGGCAGGCGGCGTGGCGCACGCTGCTGGCCGCGGTCGCCGGGGTGCTCCTGCTGCTGGCCTTCCCCGGCTCCTCGCTGCCCTGGCTGGCACCGCTCGGCCCGGCCGCCCTGGCTCTCGCCGTCTCCGGGCAGCGCGCCCGCTCGGGGGCCTGGCTGGGGCTGGTCTGCGGGCTCGCCTTCTTCGTGCCGCTGCTGTCGTGGAGCGGCATCTTCGTCGGCGCGCTGCCGTGGCTGGCCCTCGCCGGCGCGCAGGCCGCGTACGTCGCCCTGCTGGGCGCGGCGAGCGCCGCCACGTCCCGGCTGCCGCTGTGGCCGCTGTGGGCGGCGGCGCTCTGGGTGGGCCAGGAGGCGCTGCGCGGCAGGTTCCCGTTCGGTGGTTTCCCCTGGGGCCGGCTGGGCCTGAGCCAGACCGAGGGCCCGTTCCTCGCGTTCGCCGCCTACGGCGGGGTGCCGCTGGTCGGCTTCGCCGTCGCCCTCACCGGCACGCTGTTGGCCGCCGCCGTGCTCCGGCTGGTCCGGGGAGGACGGCGGACCGCGGCGCTCGCCGCGCTGGGGGCCGTGGCCGTCCCGGCGCTCGGGGGCCTGGCCTGGTTGCCGCTGCCGGGCTCCTCGCTCACCGCCGGCGGCCCGACCCGGACGGTGGCGGTGGTCCAGGGCGACGTCCCGCAACCGGGCCTGGAGTTCAACGAACGCCGGCGGGCGGTGCTCGACAACCACGTGGGCCAGACGATCGGCCTGGCCGAGGCCGTCGCGGCGGGGGAGCAGCCGCAGCCGGACCTCGTCGTCTGGCCCGAGAACAGCTCCGACATCGACCCGTACCGCAACGCCGACGCCGCCCGCGAGATCAGCCGCGCGGCGGACGCGATCGACGCGCCGGTCCTGGTGGGCGCCGTCGTCAGCGGCCCGGGTGAGTTCATCAGCAACACCGCGATCGTCTGGGCCCCGGGGACCGGGCCGGGCGACACCTACGTCAAGCGCCACCCGGTCCCGTTCGCCGAGTACATCCCGTTCCGCGACTTCTTCCGGCTGTTCAGCGACAAGGTCGACCTGGTGCGCCGCGACTTCACCGCCGGCGACGAGGTCGGCCTGCTGAACGTAGGCGGGGCGCGGATCGCCGACGTCATCTGCTTCGAGGTGGTCTACGACGGCCTGGTGCACGACGCCGTCAGCGCCGGCGCCGGGATGGTCGTCGTCCAGACCAACAACGCCACCTTCGGCTACAGCGCCGAGAGCGAGCAGCAGGTCGCCGCGGCACGGGTGCGGGCGGTGGAGTTCGGGCGCTCGGTCGCGCTCGCCTCCACCAGCGGCATCTCCGCGGTCATCGCACCCGACGGCTCCCTGGCCGCCGCCTCCGGGCTGTTCGAGTCCGCCGTCTTCGTCGAGGAGATCGCGCAGCGGGACTCCCGCACCCTCGCCGAGCGGCTGGGCGCCGGGCCGGAGTGGCTGCTCAGCGCTCTGGGTGCCGGCGCGCTGCTCGCCGTGGCCGTGCCCGGGCTGCGCCGCCGCGGAGGGGCGGGGTGA
- a CDS encoding FxsA family protein, giving the protein MGHRVRVLAGLWALAEVVVFVLVAGWIGVGWTLLATLATTALGWALLARQGARALGELRERARQRRPSGRAVGDAGLIAVGGVLMVLPGFLGDVVGLLCLLPPTRFLVRGLLGRAVASRLPAGLRGPVRVRSARTEEPLGGPFGTGAHASGFGRPLIIEGEVVREERSPGAPG; this is encoded by the coding sequence GTGGGACACCGCGTGCGCGTGCTGGCCGGCCTGTGGGCGCTGGCCGAGGTCGTCGTCTTCGTGCTGGTGGCCGGCTGGATCGGCGTCGGCTGGACGCTGCTGGCCACCCTGGCGACCACCGCCCTGGGCTGGGCCCTGCTGGCCCGCCAGGGCGCCCGGGCGCTCGGCGAGCTGCGGGAGCGGGCGCGCCAGCGGCGGCCGTCCGGGCGGGCGGTGGGGGACGCCGGGCTGATCGCCGTCGGCGGCGTGCTGATGGTGCTGCCCGGCTTCCTGGGCGACGTCGTCGGGCTGCTGTGCCTGCTGCCGCCGACACGCTTCCTCGTGCGCGGGCTGCTGGGCCGGGCCGTGGCCTCCCGGCTGCCGGCCGGGCTGCGCGGGCCGGTGCGGGTGCGCAGTGCCCGAACGGAGGAGCCGCTCGGCGGTCCGTTCGGCACGGGTGCGCACGCGTCCGGGTTCGGGCGTCCGCTGATCATCGAGGGCGAGGTCGTGCGGGAGGAGCGCTCACCCGGCGCCCCGGGTTGA
- a CDS encoding polyprenol monophosphomannose synthase has protein sequence MSGRRVLVVVPTYDEVENIEPILERLHASVPEAHALVVDDGSPDGTGELAEKLAALDPRVHVLRRTTKAGLGPAYVAGFRWGRARGYDVLVEMDADGSHHPEQLPALLAALDDADLALGSRYVPGGRVEDWPLHRLLLSRAGNLWTRWSLRLPLTDATGGFRAVHGELVDRLPFDDVASQGYCFQVDWVWRAVRAGARVVEVPITFTERTFGRSKMSRSIVEEALVRVTWWGLQDRLADRLPGRVRRPVPGRARDRGRSTGVR, from the coding sequence GTGAGCGGGCGGCGGGTGCTGGTCGTCGTCCCCACCTACGACGAGGTGGAGAACATCGAGCCCATCCTCGAGCGGCTGCACGCCAGCGTCCCGGAGGCGCACGCCCTCGTGGTGGACGACGGCTCGCCCGACGGCACCGGTGAGCTGGCGGAGAAGCTGGCCGCCCTGGACCCGCGGGTGCACGTGCTGCGGCGGACCACCAAGGCCGGTCTGGGCCCGGCCTACGTCGCCGGCTTCCGGTGGGGGCGGGCGCGCGGCTACGACGTCCTGGTCGAGATGGACGCCGACGGCTCGCACCACCCCGAGCAGCTGCCCGCCCTGCTGGCCGCGCTGGACGACGCCGACCTCGCGCTCGGCTCCCGGTACGTGCCCGGCGGCCGGGTGGAGGACTGGCCGCTGCACCGCCTGCTGCTCTCGCGGGCCGGCAACCTGTGGACCCGCTGGTCGCTGCGGCTGCCCCTGACCGACGCCACCGGCGGCTTCCGCGCGGTGCACGGCGAGCTCGTCGACCGGCTGCCCTTCGACGACGTCGCCAGCCAGGGGTACTGCTTCCAGGTCGACTGGGTGTGGCGGGCGGTCCGGGCGGGTGCCCGCGTGGTCGAGGTGCCGATCACCTTCACCGAGCGCACCTTCGGCCGGAGCAAGATGAGCCGCTCGATCGTTGAAGAGGCGTTGGTACGGGTCACCTGGTGGGGCCTGCAGGACCGGCTGGCCGATCGGCTGCCGGGCCGGGTCCGCCGCCCCGTGCCGGGACGAGCCCGCGACCGCGGGCGGTCGACCGGGGTCCGGTAG
- a CDS encoding RNA polymerase-binding protein RbpA, protein MGERSLRGSRLGSVSYETERNTAPIERQYAEYRCPSGHLFTVPFADDAELPDTWECKFDGAAAKLVGGTEPAPKKVKPPRTHWDMLLERRSVEDLEEVLAERLEVLRGRRTRAS, encoded by the coding sequence ATGGGCGAGCGTTCCCTGCGGGGCAGCCGACTGGGTAGCGTGAGCTACGAGACCGAGCGGAACACCGCCCCGATCGAGCGGCAGTACGCGGAGTACCGGTGCCCGTCGGGTCACCTGTTCACCGTGCCCTTCGCGGACGACGCAGAGCTCCCCGACACCTGGGAGTGCAAGTTCGACGGGGCGGCCGCCAAGCTGGTCGGTGGCACCGAGCCCGCACCCAAGAAGGTCAAGCCCCCGCGCACGCACTGGGACATGCTGCTCGAGCGCCGTTCGGTGGAGGACCTCGAGGAGGTCCTGGCCGAGCGCCTCGAGGTGCTCCGCGGCCGGCGGACCCGCGCCAGCTGA